The following proteins come from a genomic window of Endomicrobiales bacterium:
- a CDS encoding UDP-N-acetylmuramoyl-tripeptide--D-alanyl-D-alanine ligase, with amino-acid sequence MEKLSFSELIGALRGSSDFIGDRNFSVTSVSIDTRVSIEDSCFFAISGNNFDGHDFIQDAFNVGAKAVVVKKNKVKNLANILNNKPVIVVENTTTALGALAHYYRKKFSVNVAAITGSCGKTTTKEMLASILQTSSKVLKTQGNFNNQIGLPLTVFGLNSSYDFCVLELGASYPGEIKILSDIVAPQVAIITNVGLAHLEGFGSKNAILKEKCSIFTSLGQDGLAVVNADDELLLREAKTSKVDYLTFGINNNADITASDIVSLGENIKFNINVFGKTKDVMLNTFGKHNVYNALAAGAGASAFGFSLDEIAVGLSEFKTSPLRSNISKIHSLNTTVINDAYNANPTSMLASIDALLSSFDSKNIVLVLGDMLELGADAQSEHEKFGLYLRGKKFEKVLFVGELMRFAYKSYNFENAGYFKNVTALCEALNSLEIKNKTIFLKASRAMRLEKAIEFIKERE; translated from the coding sequence ATGGAAAAATTATCTTTTTCTGAGCTTATAGGTGCACTGCGTGGGAGTTCTGATTTTATTGGTGATAGAAATTTTTCCGTCACAAGTGTCTCTATTGATACAAGGGTAAGTATTGAAGACAGTTGTTTTTTTGCAATTTCCGGGAATAATTTTGACGGTCATGATTTTATACAAGATGCTTTTAATGTTGGAGCCAAAGCGGTTGTTGTCAAGAAAAATAAAGTAAAAAACTTAGCTAATATACTTAATAATAAACCTGTAATTGTTGTAGAAAATACAACTACGGCGCTTGGAGCACTTGCGCATTATTACAGAAAAAAATTTAGTGTAAATGTGGCGGCGATAACAGGGTCTTGCGGCAAAACCACAACTAAAGAAATGCTCGCTTCAATATTGCAAACAAGTTCTAAAGTATTAAAAACTCAAGGGAATTTTAATAATCAAATTGGTTTGCCACTTACAGTTTTTGGGCTAAATAGTTCCTACGATTTTTGTGTGCTTGAGTTGGGTGCATCTTACCCTGGTGAAATAAAAATTCTTTCAGATATTGTTGCCCCACAAGTTGCCATAATAACAAATGTAGGGCTTGCGCATTTAGAGGGTTTTGGCTCAAAAAATGCAATTTTGAAAGAAAAATGTTCAATATTTACTTCATTAGGGCAAGATGGTTTAGCTGTTGTAAACGCGGATGATGAGTTGTTGTTGCGTGAGGCAAAAACAAGCAAAGTAGATTATTTAACCTTTGGCATAAATAACAATGCCGATATAACTGCCTCAGATATTGTATCTTTAGGTGAAAATATAAAATTTAACATAAATGTATTTGGAAAAACAAAAGATGTTATGCTAAATACATTTGGTAAACATAATGTTTATAATGCTCTTGCGGCGGGTGCTGGCGCAAGCGCCTTTGGTTTTAGCTTAGATGAAATAGCGGTTGGTTTAAGTGAATTTAAAACATCTCCGTTGCGTTCTAATATTTCAAAAATTCATTCGTTAAACACAACGGTTATTAACGATGCCTATAATGCAAACCCAACATCTATGCTTGCATCGATTGATGCGTTATTAAGTTCTTTTGATAGTAAAAATATAGTTTTGGTGCTCGGAGATATGCTTGAACTTGGCGCGGATGCTCAAAGCGAGCATGAAAAATTTGGTTTATATTTGCGTGGCAAAAAATTTGAAAAGGTGTTATTTGTTGGTGAACTTATGCGGTTTGCTTACAAATCATACAATTTTGAAAATGCAGGTTATTTTAAAAATGTAACTGCTTTATGCGAAGCTTTAAATTCGCTAGAAATAAAAAACAAAACAATTTTTTTAAAAGCTTCTCGCGCAATGCGTTTAGAGAAAGCAATTGAATTTATTAAAGAGAGGGAATAA
- a CDS encoding ribonuclease HI family protein has translation MKILNIFVDGGARGNPGPAGIGVYICDRDKVAILSHKEYIGKATNNIAEYTALIRGLELAKKYLPCAVVVFTDSELICKQMIGVYRVKDTTLLELFKTAKTYTVKFQKFDICHIPREKNKEADKLVNQALDGAGF, from the coding sequence ATGAAAATATTAAATATTTTTGTGGATGGTGGAGCAAGGGGAAACCCAGGTCCTGCTGGAATTGGTGTTTACATTTGTGATAGAGATAAAGTAGCCATTTTGAGCCATAAAGAGTATATTGGAAAGGCAACCAACAATATTGCCGAGTACACTGCACTGATAAGAGGTTTAGAACTTGCTAAAAAGTACTTGCCTTGTGCGGTAGTGGTTTTTACAGATTCAGAACTAATTTGCAAGCAGATGATAGGTGTTTACCGCGTAAAAGACACTACTCTCTTAGAACTATTCAAAACAGCGAAAACATATACAGTAAAATTTCAAAAATTTGATATTTGCCACATCCCGCGTGAAAAAAACAAAGAAGCTGACAAACTTGTAAACCAAGCGCTTGACGGCGCAGGGTTTTAG
- the rsmH gene encoding 16S rRNA (cytosine(1402)-N(4))-methyltransferase RsmH — MQVENYHIPVMLNEVEEYLLTNTSGLYADCTLGGAGHSFYLLNKYPKLKIIGIDCDEAALEQAKIKTAGFTGRIEFVRGNFGQLKGLINKIGVLKLDGVLLDLGVSSRQFDDKSRGFSFMQGPLDMRMDNRSKLTAKDIVNLYSCEQLAEVFYRFGEERESRKIARYIVQKRLQAPIETANELALIVQKAKKSFGNINPATKVFQALRIAVNSELDSLESVLKSLPDVLKAGAKAVIISYHSLEDRIVKNNFRQEKLNGVYEVLTKKIVVPKEAEVASNSRSRSAKLRAAKRLN, encoded by the coding sequence ATGCAAGTGGAAAACTACCACATTCCTGTTATGCTTAATGAGGTGGAAGAGTATCTGCTTACTAATACAAGTGGTCTTTATGCTGATTGCACTCTTGGTGGGGCTGGGCATAGTTTTTATCTGCTAAATAAATATCCGAAGCTAAAAATTATCGGTATAGATTGCGATGAAGCTGCACTTGAGCAGGCAAAAATTAAAACTGCAGGTTTCACTGGTAGAATAGAGTTTGTTCGTGGGAATTTTGGGCAATTAAAAGGGCTTATTAACAAAATAGGAGTTTTAAAATTAGATGGTGTTTTACTTGATCTCGGTGTATCTTCAAGACAATTTGACGATAAGTCACGGGGTTTTAGTTTCATGCAGGGTCCTTTGGATATGCGCATGGACAACCGTTCTAAACTTACTGCAAAAGATATCGTCAATTTATATTCTTGCGAGCAACTTGCAGAAGTTTTTTATCGCTTTGGTGAGGAAAGGGAGTCGCGTAAAATTGCGCGCTACATAGTACAAAAGCGCTTGCAAGCGCCTATTGAAACTGCAAATGAACTTGCTTTAATTGTTCAAAAGGCAAAAAAAAGTTTTGGCAATATAAACCCGGCAACCAAAGTTTTTCAAGCATTAAGAATTGCTGTAAATAGTGAGTTGGATAGCTTAGAATCTGTGCTTAAATCCTTACCTGATGTCTTAAAAGCTGGTGCAAAAGCTGTAATTATTTCTTATCACTCACTTGAAGATCGTATTGTGAAAAATAATTTCAGGCAAGAAAAATTAAATGGAGTTTATGAGGTTCTTACAAAAAAAATTGTTGTGCCAAAAGAAGCAGAAGTGGCATCTAACTCAAGAAGCAGAAGCGCAAAACTTAGGGCTGCTAAAAGGTTAAATTAA
- a CDS encoding cell division protein FtsL yields the protein MPRKLVFIVLVAILYSGLLVLEDSLEKSSAINLKKLQVEDERLDCENEKLQFENKKYSTLDMLKKVAKEKKLVPPEQNQVIFLE from the coding sequence ATGCCAAGAAAACTTGTGTTTATTGTACTTGTCGCAATATTATATTCTGGCTTGTTAGTTTTGGAAGATAGTTTAGAGAAAAGCTCTGCCATTAACTTAAAAAAATTACAAGTTGAGGATGAAAGATTGGATTGCGAGAATGAGAAGTTGCAATTTGAAAATAAAAAGTACTCTACATTAGATATGCTAAAAAAAGTGGCAAAAGAGAAAAAATTAGTTCCACCAGAGCAAAACCAGGTGATATTCCTTGAATAA
- a CDS encoding sulfite exporter TauE/SafE family protein, whose amino-acid sequence MGYVVLGLVAGCLSGFIGIGGGVLLIPVLVYFFKMSQHMAQGTTLAAMVAPIGILAAITYYNKEYVNIPVAVLICIGFVIGGLVGAKFAVLSDGAILKKVFGIVMLVVAFQMIFSK is encoded by the coding sequence ATGGGGTATGTTGTTTTAGGTTTAGTTGCTGGTTGTTTAAGCGGTTTTATAGGCATCGGCGGTGGTGTTCTATTGATACCGGTGCTGGTGTATTTCTTCAAAATGAGTCAGCATATGGCGCAAGGCACTACTCTTGCGGCAATGGTTGCTCCAATAGGTATACTTGCGGCAATAACTTACTATAATAAAGAGTATGTGAATATACCGGTTGCGGTGTTGATTTGCATCGGTTTTGTGATAGGTGGTTTAGTAGGCGCAAAATTCGCAGTGCTAAGCGATGGCGCAATTCTTAAAAAGGTTTTTGGTATTGTAATGCTTGTTGTTGCTTTTCAAATGATTTTTTCAAAATAG
- a CDS encoding penicillin-binding protein 2, with the protein MNKNNNNLNHKLPTFVMACCFLFFVLLAARLFQLQVWNHERLDNSVNEKTIKNKEQKPLRGRILDRNGNIFALTTKSYEMFIDPLDAGDLKKVISALRSVGVDLQLSFFIGKEKRRYIPIAKNLDKEFVLKVKSLNVKGIGFNENFNRSYPEGRTACHIIGTVRKDDLTGIEGVELNKDSDLRGNNLVNKYMVDARGRLLPEKIIDKDKLAGADVYLTIDKKLQYIAEQEIDKIFILTNAKKGLVIIQDPSNGEILAMACRPNFDPSATVEDISVLRNPVVCDTYEPGSTFKLVTAAAALKSKTVSRADKFDCENGVYELYGKKIRDHEKRGVLTFDEVIEYSSNIGAAKIGQKIGKNNLYNTIREFGFYCKTGINISGEAKGILAPPEKWTGLSLPNISFGQGISVTPIQILSAYSCIVNGGMLFAPQIIKQIKFADGTIVQDNENNFVRNVIPKEVSDDLKDILKKVVENGTGKAAKVLGYSVGGKTGTAQKYDQLTNKYSTSKYVASFCGVIPLSNPRFTILVILDEPKGDYWGSSIAAPVFCNVASRAVRHMRIDPDDVVDLASKKE; encoded by the coding sequence TTGAATAAAAATAATAATAATTTAAATCATAAGTTGCCAACTTTCGTGATGGCATGTTGTTTTTTGTTTTTTGTTTTATTGGCTGCGCGTCTTTTCCAATTACAGGTTTGGAATCACGAAAGGTTGGATAACAGCGTAAATGAAAAAACTATAAAAAACAAAGAACAAAAGCCTTTAAGAGGTAGAATTCTTGATAGAAATGGCAACATTTTTGCGCTAACTACAAAAAGTTATGAAATGTTTATTGACCCGCTTGATGCTGGCGATTTGAAAAAGGTCATATCTGCCCTTAGAAGTGTTGGAGTTGATTTGCAGCTAAGCTTTTTTATTGGAAAAGAAAAAAGGCGGTATATTCCAATTGCAAAAAATTTAGATAAAGAATTTGTATTAAAAGTAAAGTCACTTAACGTTAAAGGTATTGGTTTTAACGAAAACTTTAATAGAAGTTACCCTGAAGGGCGCACCGCTTGTCATATTATAGGCACAGTTCGGAAAGACGATTTAACAGGCATTGAAGGTGTTGAACTTAACAAAGACAGTGACTTGCGTGGAAACAATTTAGTTAACAAGTACATGGTTGATGCAAGAGGCAGGCTTCTTCCTGAAAAAATAATTGATAAAGATAAACTTGCTGGGGCCGATGTTTACCTTACAATTGATAAAAAATTGCAGTATATTGCTGAGCAAGAAATTGATAAAATTTTTATTTTAACCAATGCAAAAAAGGGATTAGTTATTATACAAGATCCTTCAAACGGAGAGATACTTGCTATGGCTTGCAGGCCGAATTTTGACCCTTCAGCCACAGTTGAAGATATAAGTGTCCTTAGGAATCCAGTTGTTTGCGATACATATGAGCCAGGTTCAACATTTAAGCTTGTAACAGCCGCCGCAGCGCTTAAAAGTAAAACGGTATCTCGCGCAGATAAGTTTGATTGTGAAAATGGTGTATATGAATTATATGGTAAGAAAATTAGGGACCACGAAAAAAGAGGTGTACTAACATTTGATGAGGTAATAGAATACTCATCTAATATTGGTGCAGCAAAAATTGGACAGAAAATTGGAAAAAATAATTTATACAACACTATCCGTGAGTTTGGATTTTATTGTAAAACCGGTATAAATATTTCAGGAGAAGCTAAGGGAATACTTGCTCCACCAGAAAAATGGACAGGTCTTTCTCTTCCAAACATTTCTTTTGGGCAAGGTATAAGTGTTACTCCTATACAAATACTAAGTGCTTACTCTTGCATAGTTAATGGTGGTATGCTTTTTGCGCCCCAAATTATTAAGCAAATTAAATTTGCCGATGGAACAATAGTTCAAGACAATGAAAATAACTTTGTAAGAAATGTTATCCCAAAAGAAGTTTCAGACGATTTAAAGGATATATTAAAAAAAGTTGTTGAAAATGGTACTGGCAAAGCCGCAAAGGTTTTGGGTTATTCGGTTGGTGGTAAAACAGGTACAGCCCAAAAATATGATCAATTAACAAATAAATATTCAACAAGCAAGTATGTTGCTTCATTTTGTGGGGTAATTCCTCTATCAAATCCAAGGTTTACAATACTTGTAATTTTAGATGAGCCAAAAGGAGATTATTGGGGTTCTTCAATTGCCGCTCCTGTTTTTTGCAATGTGGCAAGCCGTGCCGTGCGACATATGCGCATAGATCCCGACGATGTTGTAGACCTTGCTTCTAAAAAGGAATAA
- the murD gene encoding UDP-N-acetylmuramoyl-L-alanine--D-glutamate ligase, translated as MKKILKDKKISVLGMGLTGVSFANLAYTLGAKVFVSDSRSGQNRKELNKNIPFEIEGHTDKVLNADIVIKSPGLHADLPIIKKVNKRKIPLKSEIDFALSFIKPKKVVAITGTNGKTTTTVLTGEIFKKCTGKTIVAGNIGKPLSSVVNNVDSKTNLVLELSSYQLQDSSSFRPNICAILNITPDHCEHHGNMQNYILAKSNIFLNQKPKDYCILNFEDKHCRVLSKKCISKIVFFSSKRALKKGVWFADGFIHIKIGKVNFSFKTDIKIPGLHNIENAMAAVAIAICAGLNPLAVAKVVKNFKGVEHRIEFVKRVNGVDYVNDSKGTNVDSTRVALEAYNRPIWLILGGRDKGAPYKPIFSLVKRKVKGILLIGEASLIIKKAFAGVVQIIDCKTLKNAITYANKHAINNDVVLLSPACASFDQFKNFEHRGQIFKNLVNKLH; from the coding sequence ATGAAAAAAATATTAAAAGACAAAAAAATCTCTGTTTTAGGTATGGGGCTGACTGGCGTATCTTTCGCAAACCTTGCGTACACTCTTGGCGCTAAAGTTTTTGTTAGCGACTCAAGGTCTGGCCAGAATAGAAAAGAATTAAATAAAAATATTCCTTTTGAAATAGAAGGCCATACCGATAAGGTTCTAAATGCTGACATAGTTATTAAAAGCCCTGGCCTACATGCAGATTTGCCTATTATAAAAAAAGTAAATAAGAGGAAAATACCTCTTAAAAGTGAAATTGATTTTGCGCTTAGTTTTATTAAACCTAAAAAAGTTGTTGCTATAACCGGTACTAATGGAAAAACAACCACCACCGTGCTTACCGGCGAGATATTTAAAAAATGTACAGGTAAAACAATTGTCGCAGGCAATATTGGCAAGCCGCTTTCTTCAGTGGTAAATAATGTAGATTCAAAAACTAACCTTGTACTTGAACTTTCAAGCTATCAATTACAGGACTCTTCCTCGTTTCGCCCAAACATTTGTGCCATATTAAACATAACTCCTGACCATTGCGAACACCACGGTAATATGCAAAATTATATTCTGGCCAAAAGTAACATTTTTTTAAACCAAAAGCCCAAAGATTACTGCATTTTAAATTTTGAAGATAAACACTGCAGAGTGCTTTCAAAAAAATGTATTTCTAAAATTGTGTTTTTTAGCTCTAAAAGAGCTTTGAAAAAAGGTGTTTGGTTTGCCGATGGCTTCATACATATTAAAATTGGAAAGGTAAATTTTTCTTTTAAGACAGACATAAAAATACCAGGTCTGCATAACATTGAGAACGCTATGGCTGCAGTTGCAATTGCTATTTGCGCAGGATTAAATCCGCTTGCCGTTGCAAAAGTTGTAAAAAATTTTAAGGGTGTTGAGCATAGAATTGAATTTGTTAAAAGGGTAAATGGTGTTGACTATGTAAATGATTCTAAAGGTACAAATGTTGACTCAACAAGGGTAGCACTTGAAGCATATAACAGGCCTATTTGGCTTATACTTGGCGGCCGTGACAAAGGCGCGCCATATAAGCCGATTTTTTCATTAGTTAAACGAAAGGTTAAAGGAATTCTGTTAATTGGAGAAGCTTCTTTAATTATAAAAAAAGCTTTCGCTGGAGTTGTTCAAATAATTGATTGCAAAACACTCAAAAACGCAATAACTTACGCTAATAAACATGCCATAAACAATGATGTGGTTTTACTCTCTCCTGCTTGCGCTTCCTTTGATCAATTTAAAAATTTTGAACATCGTGGGCAGATTTTTAAAAATTTAGTTAACAAGTTACATTGA
- a CDS encoding UDP-N-acetylmuramoyl-L-alanyl-D-glutamate--2,6-diaminopimelate ligase, translating into MKLKDLLSGSNGILYGNGDVDVKGIAVDSRKVKDGFIFFAIKGMHVDGNNYIDQAINSGACVVVSAQYLHDLSCALFLAEPSEVISEVAAKFYNYPDSQLLLFGVTGTNGKTTITYFLESILNVSDLSTGVVGTVNYRYAKKTFDSPNTTPQAAELYEILAKMVSEHQVAAVIEVSSHALSLGRVNGIEFDTAIFTNLTRDHLDFHKTMDDYFYAKAKLFSGLVQKRKNKKKIAVINIDDPYGKKMLDVVDPSAQKVTYGIKNNALVSAQEIIKSAKHASFLLKSDFGTLPVILNFIGEHNIYNALAAAASALYNGISIENVKRGLEGLNSVPGRLEKVDLGQAFNVVVDYAHTDDALKNVLTSLKPLTSGKLITVFGCGGDRDRTKRPIMGAVATELSDYVIVTSDNPRSEDPRNIALDIEVGIKRTKRENYKVVLDRKDAILEALSMAASGDVVLLAGKGHETYQIVGNNKIHFSDFEVAKLGLESLRKTGKSL; encoded by the coding sequence GTGAAACTAAAAGATTTGCTTTCCGGCTCTAACGGTATTTTGTATGGCAATGGCGATGTTGATGTTAAAGGCATTGCAGTTGACTCACGAAAAGTTAAAGACGGTTTTATTTTTTTTGCTATCAAAGGTATGCATGTTGATGGGAACAATTACATTGATCAGGCAATTAATTCTGGTGCCTGTGTTGTTGTAAGCGCGCAATACTTACACGATTTGTCATGCGCACTTTTTTTAGCTGAGCCATCAGAAGTAATTTCTGAGGTTGCCGCAAAATTTTATAACTACCCGGATAGCCAGCTTTTGCTTTTTGGAGTTACCGGAACAAATGGTAAAACCACAATTACCTATTTTCTGGAATCTATCCTTAATGTTTCTGACTTATCCACAGGGGTTGTGGGTACTGTGAATTACCGATACGCAAAAAAAACATTCGATTCGCCAAATACAACGCCACAAGCAGCAGAGCTTTATGAAATTCTTGCAAAAATGGTTAGTGAACATCAGGTTGCCGCTGTAATTGAAGTATCTTCTCACGCATTATCTCTTGGCAGAGTTAATGGAATAGAGTTTGATACAGCTATTTTTACAAACCTTACGCGCGATCATTTAGATTTTCATAAAACAATGGATGATTATTTTTACGCAAAGGCCAAACTATTTTCAGGTCTTGTGCAAAAAAGAAAAAACAAAAAAAAGATTGCTGTTATTAATATAGATGACCCATATGGCAAAAAAATGTTAGATGTTGTTGATCCCAGTGCGCAAAAAGTTACCTATGGCATAAAAAATAACGCCTTAGTTAGTGCTCAGGAAATAATTAAAAGTGCTAAACATGCATCATTTTTGCTTAAAAGCGATTTTGGAACATTACCGGTTATTTTAAATTTTATAGGCGAGCACAATATTTATAATGCTTTAGCAGCTGCGGCTTCTGCATTATACAATGGAATATCTATTGAAAATGTTAAGCGCGGCTTAGAGGGTTTAAATTCTGTCCCGGGAAGGTTGGAAAAAGTGGATCTCGGCCAGGCATTTAATGTTGTGGTAGATTATGCCCATACCGATGATGCCTTAAAGAATGTTTTAACATCGTTAAAACCATTAACAAGCGGTAAACTTATAACTGTTTTTGGTTGTGGTGGTGACAGGGATAGAACTAAAAGGCCAATAATGGGAGCCGTTGCAACAGAACTTAGTGACTATGTAATTGTTACATCGGATAACCCAAGAAGTGAAGACCCGCGCAATATCGCCCTTGATATTGAGGTTGGCATAAAAAGAACAAAGAGAGAAAATTATAAGGTTGTGCTTGATAGAAAAGATGCAATTTTAGAGGCATTATCAATGGCTGCAAGTGGTGATGTTGTTTTACTTGCGGGCAAAGGGCATGAAACCTATCAGATAGTTGGCAATAATAAAATTCATTTTAGTGATTTTGAAGTTGCAAAGTTAGGTTTAGAAAGTTTGCGCAAAACGGGCAAAAGTTTGTAA
- the mraZ gene encoding division/cell wall cluster transcriptional repressor MraZ, whose translation MYIGKYQHLIDAKNRVFIPSAFRTGKKAKFVLTQGLDKCLFLYDLLSWKNVLEKIEKVSLQSKVEERAFKRALFSGAYEVVPDAQGRILIPASLVKYAGFSTETTIVGVGNRVEIWDKKLWEDYYLKASTSLSEMSDKLEI comes from the coding sequence ATGTATATTGGTAAATACCAGCATTTAATCGACGCAAAAAACAGGGTTTTTATTCCCTCGGCTTTTCGTACAGGGAAAAAGGCGAAGTTTGTGCTTACCCAAGGGCTTGATAAGTGTCTTTTTCTTTATGACTTACTCTCTTGGAAAAATGTCTTAGAAAAAATTGAAAAAGTGTCTTTACAAAGCAAAGTAGAGGAAAGGGCATTTAAACGAGCGTTGTTTTCCGGAGCATATGAAGTAGTTCCGGACGCACAAGGCCGCATATTAATTCCTGCCTCACTGGTGAAATATGCGGGTTTTAGCACAGAGACAACAATAGTTGGTGTAGGCAACCGAGTTGAAATTTGGGATAAAAAACTCTGGGAAGATTATTACTTAAAAGCTTCAACCTCTCTTAGTGAAATGTCCGATAAGTTAGAAATCTAA
- a CDS encoding response regulator transcription factor has protein sequence MSKLIAIVDDEEDILELVAINLRKSGFEPKVFADGAKFFKFIAKQKPELVILDIMLPDMDGFEICRNLKKDSRYDLIPIIMLTAKADETDKILGLEFGADDYVTKPFSPKELVARVKAVLRRNERKSVSKEILIGGILKLDFERFKAFVDGRQVELTTTEFKLLELFASKIGFVFSRENILDHLWGEKAVLDRTVDVHIKNLREKLGKAGKFIKNIRSIGYKLEE, from the coding sequence ATGTCAAAGCTTATTGCAATAGTAGATGACGAAGAAGATATTTTAGAGCTTGTAGCTATAAATTTAAGAAAAAGTGGTTTTGAGCCAAAGGTTTTTGCTGATGGCGCTAAGTTTTTTAAGTTTATTGCCAAGCAAAAACCAGAATTGGTTATTTTAGATATTATGTTGCCTGATATGGACGGTTTTGAGATTTGTAGAAATTTAAAAAAAGATTCGCGCTATGATTTAATTCCAATTATTATGCTTACCGCAAAAGCCGATGAAACCGATAAAATACTTGGTCTTGAGTTTGGTGCCGACGATTATGTTACAAAGCCGTTTTCGCCAAAAGAGTTGGTTGCAAGGGTAAAGGCGGTATTAAGGCGCAATGAACGAAAGAGTGTGTCAAAAGAGATTTTAATAGGTGGAATATTAAAGCTTGATTTTGAACGGTTTAAAGCTTTTGTAGATGGCAGGCAGGTAGAGCTTACAACTACTGAGTTTAAACTTTTGGAGCTATTTGCGTCAAAAATTGGTTTTGTTTTCTCAAGGGAGAATATTCTTGATCATCTATGGGGAGAAAAAGCTGTGTTAGATCGTACGGTAGATGTACACATAAAAAATCTGCGTGAAAAGCTTGGCAAGGCAGGAAAGTTCATAAAAAATATAAGAAGCATAGGTTATAAATTAGAAGAATGA
- the mraY gene encoding phospho-N-acetylmuramoyl-pentapeptide-transferase, which produces MLYHLLYPLKIFFSPLNIFQYITFRSGAAILTSLLISFLVGPWFISYLKKKEIGQHIRQDGPKTHLGKSGTPTMGGLLILVSLVGSTLLWARLDNRFILLCLAGMLWLGFLGFLDDYTKLIKKNPKGISAKTKLFWQALFAVGVAAYLWFLPSNSNFVSSVNIPYIKSMFVNLSYGYMLFVFLIIVGSSNAVNLTDGLDGLAVGNLLIAAIALAFFAYFAGHIEIAKYLKVVHVVGAGELSVLLGAMIGSCLGFLWFNAYPADVFMGDTGSLFLGGILGLVAIFIKQELILVVLGGVFVAEALSVMIQVFSFRHFKRRVFRMSPLHHHFELGGLAENKVTVRFWIIGIILALLSFVSLKIR; this is translated from the coding sequence ATGCTTTATCATCTACTTTATCCTTTAAAAATATTTTTTTCGCCGTTAAATATATTTCAATACATTACTTTTAGAAGTGGTGCGGCAATACTTACAAGTCTGCTTATAAGTTTTCTTGTGGGTCCATGGTTTATTTCTTATTTAAAAAAGAAAGAAATAGGCCAGCATATAAGGCAGGATGGCCCAAAAACACATTTAGGAAAATCAGGAACGCCAACTATGGGTGGATTGCTAATATTAGTATCACTTGTTGGTTCAACGCTTTTATGGGCTCGTTTAGATAATAGGTTTATTCTCTTGTGCCTTGCTGGTATGCTTTGGCTTGGTTTTTTGGGTTTTCTTGATGATTACACAAAGCTTATAAAAAAGAATCCAAAAGGTATCTCCGCCAAAACAAAATTATTTTGGCAGGCCCTTTTTGCTGTTGGTGTTGCCGCTTATTTATGGTTTTTACCATCAAACTCAAATTTTGTTTCAAGTGTAAACATACCATACATTAAAAGTATGTTTGTAAATTTGTCATATGGTTATATGTTGTTTGTGTTTTTGATAATTGTTGGCAGTTCAAATGCTGTTAACCTTACAGATGGCTTAGACGGTCTTGCGGTAGGGAATTTATTAATTGCGGCAATTGCTTTAGCTTTTTTCGCCTATTTTGCAGGCCATATTGAAATAGCCAAATATCTCAAGGTTGTTCATGTTGTCGGAGCGGGTGAATTAAGTGTGCTTTTGGGGGCTATGATAGGCTCGTGCCTTGGATTTTTATGGTTTAATGCTTACCCTGCCGATGTTTTTATGGGTGATACAGGCAGTTTGTTCCTTGGCGGAATTTTGGGGCTTGTTGCGATATTTATAAAACAGGAACTTATATTAGTTGTATTGGGTGGTGTTTTTGTTGCAGAAGCATTGTCTGTTATGATTCAGGTTTTTTCGTTCAGGCATTTTAAAAGGCGTGTTTTTAGAATGTCGCCATTACACCATCACTTTGAGCTTGGCGGCCTTGCCGAAAATAAAGTTACTGTGCGGTTTTGGATTATTGGCATCATACTTGCATTGTTGTCTTTTGTGTCATTAAAAATAAGATGA